In the genome of Columba livia isolate bColLiv1 breed racing homer chromosome 10, bColLiv1.pat.W.v2, whole genome shotgun sequence, one region contains:
- the IP6K2 gene encoding inositol hexakisphosphate kinase 2, translating to MSPAFGAMEVDHYSKGVLLEPFVHQVGGHSCVLRFNDKTICKPLIQREHQFYETLPTEMRKFTPQYEGVVSVSFEEDEDGNLCLIAYPLNGDHNNLENLDNSDCEPKSKLLRWTNKKTMLLENEKISKEWVRQHRKEEKMKSHKLEEEFEWLKKSEVLYYTVEKKGNVSSQFKHHNPWSMKCHQQQLQRMKENAKHRNQYKFILLENLTSRYEVPCVLDLKMGTRQHGDDASEEKKANQIRKCQQSTSAVIGVRVCGMQVYQAGTGQLMFMNKYHGRKLSVQGFKEALYQFFHNGKYLRRELFESVIKKLTELKSVLEKQESYRFYSSSLLIIYDGKERQEVAVDSDPEDLEDLSEESSDESAGAYAYKPTASTVDVRMIDFAHTTCKYYGEDSVVHEGQDTGYVFGLQNLIDIIKEIRDESSE from the exons ATGAGCCCAGCATTTGGAGCTATGGAAGTGGACCACTATTCCAAGGGAGTCCTGCTCGAGCCTTTTGTCCACCAGGTCGGAGGACACTCCTGTGTCCTCCGGTTTAATGACAAGACCATCTGTAAACCCCTTATTCAGAGAGAGCACCAGTTCTATGAGACTCTCCCAACAGAAATGCGTAAATTCACTCCGCAATATGAGG gtGTGGTGTCAGTGAGCTTTGAAGAGGATGAAGATGGAAACTTATGTCTAATAGCTTATCCATTGAATGGGGACCACAATAATTTAGAAAACTTAGATAATTCTGACTGTGAACCCAAAAGTAAGCTGTTACGATGGACTAACAAAAAGACAATGTTGTTAGAAAACGAGAAGATATCTAAGGAGTGGGTCCGACAGcacaggaaagaggaaaaaatgaaaag tCACAAATTGGAGGAAGAATTTGAGTGGCTGAAGAAATCTGAAGTCTTGTATTATACTgtagagaaaaaaggaaatgtcagTTCACAGTTTAAACACCACAATCCTTGGAGCATGAAATGTCACCAGCAGCAGTTACAGCGAAtgaaggaaaatgcaaaacaccGCAATCAATATA AATTCATTTTGTTGGAAAACCTGACATCTCGATACGAAGTACCGTGTGTGCTGGACCTGAAGATGGGGACCCGCCAGCACGGGGACGACGCGTCGGAAGAGAAGAAGGCGAATCAGATCCGCAAGTGCCAGCAGAGCACGTCGGCTGTCATCGGCGTGCGGGTCTGCGGCATGCAG GTCTACCAGGCAGGCACTGGCCAGCTGATGTTCATGAACAAATACCACGGAAGGAAACTCTCAGTCCAAGGATTTAAAGAAGCACTTTACCAGTTCTTTCATAATGGCAAATACCTGCGCAGGGAACTCTTTGAATCTGTTATCAAGAAGCTGACTGAACTCAAGTCTGTCCTAGAGAAGCAGGAGTCTTACCGCTTCTACTCGAGCTCCTTGCTGATCATTTATGatggaaaggaaaggcaggaggTTGCTGTCGACTCGGACCCGGAGGACTTGGAGGATCTTTCGGAGGAATCTTCGGACGAGTCTGCAGGAGCATATGCCTACAAACCAACCGCTAGTACTGTCGATGTCCGCATGATAGACTTTGCCCACACAACCTGCAAGTACTACGGAGAAGATAGCGTGGTGCATGAGGGCCAAGACACGGGTTATGTTTTTGGACTTCAGAATTTAATAGatattattaaagaaataagagaCGAAAGTAGCGAATAA